In Cheilinus undulatus linkage group 14, ASM1832078v1, whole genome shotgun sequence, the genomic stretch TAAAACAAGATATAACCCAGGTCAGAGACTCAAACTGCATCAAACACATTCATCTTTAACCTTAGCTGAGTGAAACCACCAtcctcagtcctgcagaccgtTCAAGTCTCGACTTTCACTCAGAAACAAGTAGACATGATTACAAAACTAAAGGCACAGTCTCATGGGGACACATTTATCCCAGATTGGATCACTTATCCCGGTTCAGAGAGAGGACAAAAGGCACCAGGGCTCCTCGTGACTCTGATGGCGGGGGCAGCACCTCCTGCAGGAAGTCCTCCGCCTCCTCTCCCACCTCAAACTGCAGCGTCTGGCTCCGGTTCACGCAGTAGATCCGGTCTCCGAGCACTGCGCAGCGGAACGGCAGCGGGTTCTGGAGTGGGAAGAAGGCGCCACCGAGCCACGCCTTCACTACAGTGTTGTACTTGTGCACGCTCACCCCTGCTCGCTCCCGGTCCACGTCAAAGCGGTACACAAGACTGCGGTGCGCCACCATGTCCGTGGAGCGTCGGCGGCTCTCGTTAAACGGACACTCCTCCCACTCGTCGCGGCGGGAGTCGTACCGGAGCAGGCGGTAGAAGAGCGAGCCTCCAGACACGAACAGCTCCCCGCCACATGATGTCGCCTCATGAGCCACGGCAAATGAGCCTTTGGGCAGTGGAGCCACCGGACTCCACCTGTCGGAGCGGGGGTCGTAGCGCTCCACCGTGAACAGACACTCCCCTCCGATGGCGTAAAGGAAGCCATCCATAGAGACCAGTCTGAGCTGGCAGCGGGGCTGGCTGAGTGGGCGCATCGGGGACCACAGGCCGGTCCTCGGGTTGAAGCAGAACACCCGATCTGAGGCTTTGGAGCGGCTCATCCCACCTGCTACAAACAGGTAGTTGAATAAGGTGCACATCCCGGAACCTTTAGCTGGGACCTCCTCCGGTAAGCTGGTCAGCACCTGGGTGGGAATTGGACATGGCATGTTTGTAATTCCAAGAATTAAACAAAAGCATTAAACAATTCagcaaaaagtgtttttaactGCACTCATTTGTTAAATGCTTAGTGCTTCTACTGCTCTGCATGAGTCTGGTCTTGCTCTAGTTTGTCTACTTGGTCAGCATGAGCTGGTTTTCCTTGACATATCTACCTGTTCATTATGAGCctggttctgctccaggtttTTTCAGAATCTACATGAGTCTAGTTCTACTCAAACTTTCAGCCTgttcatcatcagtctggttccaCTGAGGTCTCTGCCTTTTCAACACAAGGGTGGTCctgctccaggtttctgcctgttcatCATGTGTCTGGTTCTGCACCTGGTTTCTGGCTGTTCATCATGATTCTGGTCCTGCTTAAGATTTCTGCCTGTTCATCATGAGTCCAGTCCTGCTTCAGGTTTCTGCCTGTCCATCATGAGTCCAGTCCTGCttcaggtttctgcctgtttaccATGAGTCCAGTCctgctccaggtttctgcctgttcatcatgagtctggtcctgctccaggtttctgcctgttcatCATGAGTCCAGTCCTGCTTCAGGTTTCTCCCTGTTTACCATGAGTCCAGTCctgctccaggtttctgcctgttcatCATGAGTCCAGTCctgctccaggtttctgcctgttcatCATGAGTCCAGTCCTGCTCCAGGTTTCTGCTTGTTCAGCATGAGTCTGTTGCTGCTAGTAATTTCTGCCAATCCACATGAGCCTGGTTCTACAAGTTTGGTTCTATATGAGGTTTCTGTCTGATTACCATGATTCTGGATCTGTctgaggtttctgcctgttaaagGAACCTTTTTATCCCCACTGTAACTTTGCTAAATATTGCTCAGTGCTGACCTCATGATGGATTAATCTTACAATTGTAGATCCGCTCTCTCCCTCAATAGCCTTAAAAATACAACCTTAAGCCTTAGgataacattttttatcaatCAGAGCTATACTAATAAAGACTGACTGGCTAATTAAATGAGAGTCACCCACCCACCTCCCAGCACTGGCTCTCTGGGTGGAGACAGAACACCCGCCGAGGGCTGCAGTCCTCCATGCCAGGCAGCAGTGGGCTCTCCCCTCGCTCCGACACCTCACGGGTCTCCGCCACCGCCAGCACCTTCCTGCCCTCCATCCTTAGGTCCAGGATACGTCCCCTCTCCCCTGCGGTGAGACGACCAAACAGCCCCGGGCTCTGCAGCACCTTCAGGTAATGATCGCTCATGAAGCGGTAGATCCGCTCCTGTTCTCCCACCACGCCGCATCGCTTTGCTTCATTCAGC encodes the following:
- the LOC121521070 gene encoding kelch repeat and BTB domain-containing protein 11-like — translated: METGEEGQSSGDGCQHLGSAAADKPPQISVENCFQLLNEAKRCGVVGEQERIYRFMSDHYLKVLQSPGLFGRLTAGERGRILDLRMEGRKVLAVAETREVSERGESPLLPGMEDCSPRRVFCLHPESQCWEVLTSLPEEVPAKGSGMCTLFNYLFVAGGMSRSKASDRVFCFNPRTGLWSPMRPLSQPRCQLRLVSMDGFLYAIGGECLFTVERYDPRSDRWSPVAPLPKGSFAVAHEATSCGGELFVSGGSLFYRLLRYDSRRDEWEECPFNESRRRSTDMVAHRSLVYRFDVDRERAGVSVHKYNTVVKAWLGGAFFPLQNPLPFRCAVLGDRIYCVNRSQTLQFEVGEEAEDFLQEVLPPPSESRGALVPFVLSLNRDK